From the Orcinus orca chromosome 7, mOrcOrc1.1, whole genome shotgun sequence genome, the window ctctcactgttgtggcctctcccgttgtggagcacaggctccagacgcacaggctcagcagccatggcacacgggcccagccgctccgcggcatgtggaatcttcccggaccggggcacgaacccgtgtcctctgcatcggcaggcggactctcaaccactgtgccaccagggaagcccccaattgtACATTTTGAACGGTTGtataaaatggttttaaatattttatcacccACTCTCTTAGGTGATCAGAGTCCCTCACTGATAATTACTATTCAGAATATGAGTTTATCATTAAAAAAGTCTagatcatgggcttccctggtggcgcagtggttaagagtccgcctgccgatgcaggggacatgggttcatgccccagtccgggaagattccacatgccacggagtggctgggcccatgagccatggccactgagcctgcgcatccggagcctgtgctccgcaacgggagaggccacaacagtgagagtcccccgtaccgcaaaacaaaaaaaaaagtctagatcAGAAACTGAATAAAGTCATTTCAACCATAAAATCTAATATCAAAGTATATTCACAGGAACAAATTCAAGTCAGTTATTAAAACATgtggaaaatttttatttgaaagttttatccaaattcaatttttaatatcTTCCCTAATACATTGTATTTTACTTTatcataattatttaatttaaagaaaatgtgataatttttttttaccatcattTAGATGCCTCTAAATCTCTTCTTTTATGTAACCTAGTGTGCTGTACAAAAATTAGCATTTTCTAGGATtcccctggtggtgaagtggttaagaatccacctgctaatgcaggggacacaggttcaatccctggtctgtgaagatcccacatgccgcggagcaactaagcctgtgcgccacagctactgagcctgtgctctagagcctgcgagccacaactactgagctcatgcaccgcaactactgaagcccgcgtacctagagcccgtgcttggcaacaagagaagccactgcaatgagaagcccgcgcaccgcaacgaagagtagcccccgctcgctgcaactagagaaagcccgtgcacagcaacatagacccaacgcagccaaaaataaatacataaaataaatttattttttttaaattagcattttCTCTATGTGTTGTGATGTGAAAGAAGTTGAGAGGCCCTGATATAGATTATTCATAAAATCAGTCtgccaccccatcccaccctagGACCCTTGTCCTCTGCTCCCTACCCCATAtactctctgtctctcacatTTCAAAAACAGCCAGGGTTACAAGGATAGAAAACAGCCAAGGTTCAAGTCTGTGTCCAACAGGGTCAAGAACTCCAACAGGGATATTTGTACGAGATACCACGTGGCCCCAGAGCTGGAGAGGAGGCTTagataaaagcataaaaaatagCTAATGTCTAAAAACTACAGAATCTGTGTGAACAACATATCTGGGAGGAATCCACATTTTACTGTaggacaaaagacctgaacaaatgGACTGACATACTGTGTTCCTGGATGGAAGTACTTAGTATCCCATCCCCCACCATTTCTCAAATTAATATGAAAACTTCATACAATTCAAAGAAAGAATAACAGAAGTTATTGATTAGAAATAACTTGGTTAGAAAACAACTAGACAAACATGCACTAAAGTGAAGCCAAGTGATCAGTTTTCTTGCAGTTTCTCATAGGTACCTTGGTTTGAATACCATCTCCCTAAGGTCTTTAACGTCACGTTTTTCTACATACTCAGAAGTGACCAAGTTATTCAAGACTATTTCATAGTAATCAAACTCACAAAGCTTTTACATATTAACGAGACACTAAGAGTAGAAATTTTCCCAATATCTCAAATACTATTGTTGGCTATCAGGAGTACCTGATAAGCAGAATATGTAATAATTTGCTTCTGATAATAGAATCAGAGCAACCAGAGGAGGGTTACTTTGCTTGGAGGGTTGTTTTCATCCAAGATACAGTAAGGTCTGGTGACTGGTTTCTGCCCCAGAACAGAGTACCTTTTGTTAGTGTCTCCCAAATCAGACACTATTCCACTTGGGCAATGCTAGATAAACATCAACAACTGTTATTCTTTGTGCTCATTTTCTTCCCCAAACTCTGAGCTGACCATTCCCCACTGGTTAACAACCTGCTTTTCAAACAACTTAGAATATAACTGATTAGATTTCTAATCTTTCCAAGGGAGGGCCTGATCAATTCTAAATGAGATGCTCGTATGGAATGCTACATTAAAATATAGGACATTTCTTAGCATGGTAGGGAGACCTGTCAACTGTGGTCACTTTTACCAGCACCTTTGCTTCAATACGGATCCACAGATTATTACCTTACAGCTGTCATAGGTGTTGAAGATCACCAAATCTTATccccattttcattaaaaaaaaattctaaaactaaaGCTCAGTAAGGTCAAATGACGTAAAGTCACTTGGGAGGCCAAGAAAGAATTAGATCAACTTTTTGAGCTTGCTTTACTTCACACGTGAAAATAATTAGGTAAAAATCACTCGCGAATAGGGAGTATATCTGGTGCTCTTACTTCTAGCAATCTTGTAAATCATTCCTTAAATCCAGTCCACGAGAACAGTTCCTTCGGCTCCTTCCACAGTAACTATAAGAAAATAGTGCCGACATATTTCTTGAGATATCAGTGAGTACCTAATTAACTGACCTCGACCGGTCTTGCCTCAGCTCATTAAGGGTGAAATTTCAGTGTTTCAGCCACGTTTTGAGGCCTTTCCAAGATGCCCATGATTCACATATGTCAGTGTCAGGGACTTTCAGTGCGGGCCCTCACAGTGGGCATCACAGTCACGGACACCAGGCCCTGCCATTTGGAAACGTGCGAGGAGACGCCGAGGGGCCGAGAGGGCTTTCTTACAACCCTAAAGTACAAGAAGGGAAAATGTGGTTTTATCCAGGCGCCTGAATGAAATGAATTCGATAATGGAGACGGAAAGGCCcacgtgggggaggggaaagaagcgcgagaagaaagggaaacaggCCTTTTTCTCCGGTGACGCGCGGTCACGAGGCATTCTCCCGACGTGGGCACCGACCATTGGCGAAAGCCTAGCTGACGTCCTTGCAGCCGCCCGGGCGCGAACGGCGGCAAGGGCGGTGCCGCACTGGAAGTTAGCGAGGCGCGCGCGCTCCCGGGGCCTGCCACGCCCCCGTCCTCTGCCAACCAACCCGCTCGTCCAGTCCCTCTTCGCGCCCAGCTGGCCACGCCCCTTCCCAACTCGCCCCTCCCCCATCAGGCCGGCGGCGCGCGAAAAGCGCGTCACGTGACGGCTAGCCCCGCCTCTTCCTCTCGGTCCCATATTGAACTCGAGTTGGAAGAGGCGAGTCCGGTCTCAAAATGGAGGTAAAACCGCCGCCCGGCCGCCCCCAGCCCGACTCCGGCCGTCGCCGTCGCCGCCGGGGGGAGGAGGTATTAGGGGGAGAGCGGGGGGTTGCTGGGTAGTGGCCGGCAAGGGGGGCCGGGCtcggtgggagtggggaggccgGGTGGACTGGGTCGGCCCTCCCGCGCTCTGCGTTGAGACGGgcggcgggagggggaggggagcgggcCTCGGAGGCTTCCTTGGGGCTTCTCGCCAGCCTTGCCGTCTCCTTGGGCTGCACAAGTGGTTCCTCGGAGGCGCGGTGTGGCTGGGGAGACCTCGGGAGGGGAGCTGGCCCGCCGGCCGCGCGGCCTCCCATTCGAGGCCGAGGGCGGGATGGCGGGCCTCGGCGGGAGCAGTTGGGAGGaggcggtgggggaggggaggggacgagCAGGCACATCCGGGCGAGCGAGCAGGCGGGCGGCGGCCACATTGACATTGATCCGCTGCCGCGTTACGAAATGGCGCATTGGCACGCAATGGCCGCCGCCTGGCTCCGCCGCCGGGAGAGAGAGCGTGGGattggaaggaagagggaggaggcggCCCAGCAGAGAATGCTGCAAACGGCCTCGAAGCTTGGGGCCTAGTGTTTTCAGTGATGTTCTCCCATCGCGTTTCCAGGCCTTAAAGATCGCTAAGGAGAATTTTACGTCCCGTTCTGTTCCTCGCAGCACTcggttgaaaataatttttttttaattttgctgtttTAAAGTACTTCTTGATCTGCCGTTTTTGCTAAAGTCCTTACGTAGCTTCGTTCCATGTGGGTGAAGTGCCCCATCTCATAGTGTGGATGTAAAATAGGAAGTTGAAATTTTTTCATCTTCGTTTTTCCTATTCTGATGGGTCGGCTCAGGTTGTACTTTCTTGTAATTTTGTTTCAGAGGACTGCAACCAGAGTcgaatttttcatttgtttgggatAATTTCATGTGGGTTATTGTTTCTCTCAACTTTGTGTATTGTTAATTAGATGTATTTAACCGGGACTTGAAAAGATGAGACTAAGTGAATAAACGCTTTAGGCTATtaatcatttaacattttttcgTGGCATGTGACAGTCTCTTCATATTAAATGCCTTAACGTCTCTCCTTTTAGAAGACACAGGAAGATCTTAGAATGTAAATGTGAGTGCCTCTATTTAAGGACTTCGGATGAAAGTTGtcttaatgcatatatgtattaAGTGGTAGTTATGTGATTTGTTAAAGAACTAGTTAAGTTGTAAAACAGTTCAGGCCAtatcttaatttgttttaaatctcaatttcttttttactgTGTTCCTTGTCAGACAGTATACCTAACATAAGTCCAAACTGCCCTTTTTGTGACCCAGTAAAATGTtggttttgaaaacatttttggcACGTGGTACAAAtgcaaatagaaaatttttacGTGGCTGGTTTTTTCCatagtttttttggggggaaatgcTGGTTTAGCTTTTCATTGAGAAACActtattttcacctttttattTGCTTGAAAGTGGTGAATCTCTCCATTTTTAAGTTGTAGTTCACAGTCTTGTGGTTTATAATTATATGCTTTTGGGGGTGTAGACTCAGGAGGGAAGACGAGAGAAGAAATGGAGTAGATGAAACACTGCATTTACAACACTTCTGGTTTCTTAGAAACTGGTTTCTCAGTAGCCACTTCTAAAATAATCTGCCCCAGACACTTGTAGTTGTAGCTCAGAATTTCGGGACTTTTGATTCTGGAATTATCTTGggcttcaatttaatttttaagtgatgTTGGCATTTCAAAGTCTGGTTATAGGTTTTCTTGGTCCCTTTAATCAGTTGATGTGTGTGATCCTACTCCAGTTTTTAACTGGAGAAAGTGTTAATGGTACAGGAATTTGATGTTAAAAGTTTATTTGTAGGAGATTAAAAGGCTTGTGCATCTTTGCATTTACCTACTAAACgacataattaaaatatattggttTGTTTCCTCAGGGTCATGATCCAAAGGAACCAGAACAGTTGAGAAAACTGTTTATTGGTGGTCTGAGCTTTGAAACTACAGATGATAGCTTAAGAGAACATTTTGAGAAATGGGGCACACTTACAGATTGTGTGGTAAGTTATTAAGGGAACAAAAGGTTCTTGAAAGAGGGCAGAGGACCTGTTTAGGTGTGTTtcagtgctttaaaatttttgttttgtaggtGATGAGAGACCCGCAAACAAAACGTTCCAGGGGCTTTGGTTTTGTTACTTACTCTTGTGTTGAAGAGGTGGATGCAGCAATGTGTGCTCGACCACACAAGGTTGATGGGCGTGTAGTGGAACCAAAGAGAGCTGTTTCTAGAGAGGTATTTTAATAATACCATGTTGTGTGACGTGTGAAATTGTTGCAgaatttttgagggtttttttttaacttacatattttttatttgtaggatTCTGTAAAGCCTGGTGCCCATCTAACAGTGAAGAAAATTTTTGTTGGTGGTATTAAAGAAGATACAGAAGAATATAATTTGAGAGACTACTTTGAAAAGTATGGCAAGATTGAAACCATAGAAGTTATGGAAGACAGGCAGAGTGGAAAAAAGAGAGGATTTGCTTTTGTAACTTTTGATGATCATGATACAGTTGATAAAATTGTTGGTAAGTAGCAGTTTCTCAGAACTTGAATGGGAAAGCAGAAATGGCTTCTTAGCTCTCTACTAAACTTGCTAAATCGCTTATAACTTTTGTATTGTGCACAATAATAGCATATAAAGTGTATGGTTTAGTTTTCATGAAGTGACTATACGTGTGTAACCAGCATCTGGATCAAGAAATAAATGTTACTAACATCCCAGAACACTCCCTTATCACTACTCAAAGTCACTACCTTTTTGATGTTTTAATAAGTTATATAGTGATAAAGGATATCATTTATGTGTGCTTTTCCAAACATCAaataacttttgtttgtttgtttgattaaaCAAAATTTAGTTCAGAAATACCACACTATTAATGGGCATAATTGTGAAGTGAAAAAGGCCCTTTCTAAACAAGAAATGCAATCTGCTGGATCACAAAGAGGTGAGTAGtaccatatatacatacaaaatagaGATGAGTAATGTTTGTAAGGTTCTTAAAGAACTTTCCTGCCTGTGTTGAAGGTCGTGGAGGTGGATCTGGCAACTTTATGGGTCGTGGAGGAAACTTTGGAGGTGGTGGAGGTAACTTTGGCCGTGGTGGAAACTTTGGTGGAAGAGGTAGGACAGTTACCTTATTTCTAAGAACATGTCTACCTAAGTGTTATTGGTAAGttgaatatattcatttaattcaCACTTTGCTTTTTTTCAGGAGGgtatggtggtggaggtggtggcagCAGAGGTAGTTATGGAGGAGGTGATGGTGGATATAATGGATTTGGAGGCGACGGTACGTTTTTTAATGtttgatattttgattttgtttctatACTTTATTAAGAATGAAagtgtttgtttacattttcctaatttaaaaCTTGTGTGGCTTGACCATTAAAGTATGCTTTTAAACTAATATCATGGAAAAGTAGACCTTAAAGCCCTAAAGATTAAACATTACCTAGTTCTTTTTGGCTGATAAGATTTATTGTACTAGCAGTTGAGGTGGAATTATAGGTCTCAGAGGAGACTGTTCACTATTTTCCTtagggagattttttaaaattgaggcaattttttaatatcaaaagatTTAAGCATTCATCTTAATTGTTCCTAGCCCAGATTCTTGCTGTTCTGTTAGCCAGGTATTACCAGGCTTTAGAGTGTTAAATCAATTTATTGACCTGTTTTCTGGGGGCTTAAAAGTATGGTAAACTAGCATTCAATAACTTGACCCtctgtacatttatatttttgtctgaCGACCCAATTTGTTGTTCTAGGTGGTAACTATGGCGGTGGTCCTGGTTACAGTAGTAGAGGAGGCTATGGTGGTGGTGGACCAGGATATGGAAACCAAGGTGGTGGATACGGTGGCGGTGGTGGAGGATATGATGGTTACAATGAAGGAGGAAATTTTGGAGGTGGTAGACTTTCACTTGTTTTGAATATTCAGTAGTTTTTATAGTTTCTTACAGGTGTTTAAAAACATGTTAAAACAGCATTTGGTCAAATTTGAtgttttataatagaaaatactCAAATGGTGGGAAATTAAACTTCTTATTTTGCTGGCAATTTAGTAAATTGGCAAAGTATTCAACTCTTATTTTTGTATTGAAATGGACATTTATCGGTAATGTTCGTTGCCTGAATTTTAGTTAACTCTAGGTACTTTTAAGCTGGACAGATGGGAACTGTAAATTGAATGTGCAGACATGTTGAATTGGGTGTCATCTGGAGTCTAGGTGACAAAAATACTTTGAGTCTTAATATGTCAGGTGTGTTGCAGACTCTTAAGCAGCTCTGCATCATTCCACGATGCTATAAAGAACTTTGTTATGAATGCACTGTTTTGTTGAACTGTATTGATGTATCAACAACAGGTTTTTCTTAACAGTCAACTTGAAATGCTTTTTTGTCATTGATTTAAAAGTTAAACGGTATCAGAATTACGGTGAATCAAACACAATTTTGATGCTATTTAGTGGTATGAAGGAGAGAATGTGCTAGCGTGTAACATCTAATATAAACAAAATACGGTAGCTGTCTAAATACATAGTGTTTTGAGCCAGCTTTCactctttgtttttcctctcctgccTATGTTTGAGGCCTGCTAGTGGGCCTCTGTAGTGAAAAGAGTTTGGTAGCTCTGTAAAATCTCTTTTCAAAGCATTGTGTGTAAGTGTCAGAGCACATGCTGCCACGATTGTCAAAAGATGACGAGTACatgtattaaaaaaggaaaataattgtgTAGGTCAGCCACAAATAAAACCTTTGTAATTTCAGGTAActatggtggtggtgggagctaTAATGATTTTGGAAATTATAGTGGACAACAGCAATCAAATTATGGACCCATGAAGGGGGGCAGTTTTGGTGGAAGAAGCTCGGGAAGTCCCTATGGtggtaaataattattttttctatcaaaATTTTTCATagccttttaaattaaaaactcatgtgattctttaaaatctttgtatGTTTCCAGGTGGTTATGGATCTGGTGGTGGAAGTGGTGGATATGGTAGCAGAAGGTTctaaaaactcagaagaaaagggtaggtatctttaaatttttatcatgatgataaagaatatgtggAACTGTTCACTGagtgtaataatttttttatcctGTATTATTCAACAGGCTACAGTTCTTAGCAGGAGAGAGAGCGAGGAGTTGTCAGGAAAGCTGCAGGTTACTTTGAGACAGTCGTCCCAAATGCATTAGAGGAACTGTAAAAATCTGCCACAGAAGGAACGATGATCCATAGTCAGAAAAGTTACTGCAGCTTAAACAGGAAACCCTTCTTGTTCAGGACTGTCATAGCCACAGTTTGCAAAAAGTGCAGCTATTGATTAATGCAATGTAGTGTCAATTAGATGTACATTCCTGAGGTCTTTTATCTGTTGtagctttgtctttttctttttcttttcattacatCAGGTATATTGCCCTGTAAATTGTGGTAGTGGTACCAGgaataaaaaattaaggaatttttaacttttcaatatTTGTGTAGTTcagtttttctacattttagtaCAGAAACTTTAACAAAATGCAGTTTTGAAGGTGTTTCCTTGTGAGTTAACAAGTAAAGAAGATCATTGTTAATTACTATTTTGTATGAATTTTGCTAAAGTTAACTGTAAAGAAACACCTGCTGACTTGCAGTTTAAGGGGATCTATTCTCCCCATTTCCAAACCATGAAATGAATGGGCTCTGACATGTGGAGAGAATAGATATTTGTATGTTTGCAATGTGTGTTTTAGATAATAGAATTGGGTATTTAAATTAGCATATTTGTGAATTTAATAGCATTAAGATTTACTTcaaatgaaaaatctcaaaattcCTATTTGGTTTTTgtgcattttctttcaaaatgtaaTCATATGATTTTAGTGTATTAGCTTTGCTGAGAGTCCTAGCTGTGTTTAGAACATCTCCATTCTACATTCACCTTGGTCACATGTGAACTGCTGCCATAGTTTTATTTGGGTGTAAAGAATGTCTCCTGCCCTCtgtttaaattctggaaagggaTAGTGAATGTTTTCCGTTTcctcctaccttaagaaacattcttaaaatcttcaaaatacaGGACCACTAAGCCTGCTCTATCTGAGCGAATTAGtggctacctttttttttcctttttaaagcacAAGAGGCCCATAAATCTTCAGTTATTTTCCTtggtttaatatatatttttttgatacaAGCTCTCAGAGCAAGAGAATAAAAATCATGCATTGTTGGACCCTTAACTGGCTGGCATGCTTTCCTGTTTGTACCCTCTGCATTATACTGGATGAAACCAAGGATAGTCTAGATATAATCATCCCAAGTGATTACTGCAGTAGAAGTGTAGCACAGTTGCTTAGTACAAACAAGCTTTTCACTTCCTCAAGACCTGAATTCAAATTTGGATAGTCAGAGTTTGTACTCACTAAAAATCCCAAAGAACACACTGTTATTTCCATGTGTATGCTTGAACCTAAGTCATGTTGGTATGAGTTTACAATTTGTTTGGAAGACCCTGGTTGAGAAGAGTCTTCGATAACaaggtcatatatatatatatatatatatataaaccaatgTCTACTGTTTTGCGCCAGCTAGTGCTTAAAATTTCATTCGAGCCCTAAGTATGTGCCCTGCTGTTATTATTTCTTCGGTAGTTGAACGTTAAATTTGagattcttatttttgttttaagaagtACTAAGCAAAACAAGCAATAAAAGGGGGGATGGGGCGTGCTAGTGTTTGAATATGCTCTCGTTGCTCTAATTCTGTGcctctgtgcattaatatttggATGCATGCAATGCCAGCATGGAAATCGGTCTTCACAGACACTGCAGTTTTCCAGAAAACACTCACAAACCAATAAATGTAACAGACAACATTCCATTTGTTAATGGACATATGTGAATAAGCAGTGTAGAAAATaggctaattattagaaaatggtTAAGTCTTTAACAACTTCAAGTGTTGGTTATATAAATGGACACTGTCAATGTTCATAACTTAAACCTGGGTACCTGGTCAAAATAATGCTtgggaaacattttattaaaatcaagCTAAATTGTCTCAAGTTCTTTTATTCATATAATAAAGGTTGAAGGAATGGGGGAGATTAACATTTCCTGTTTCTATGTTTGTGAAATTGTTTGACACAACCTTGACAGTATCCTTTAATGGCATATGAGGTTAATGTGTACTGTTAACAAACTTTCTGTGTTCTGGAACTAGTTTAATAGTGAAAATATTGTCAGTAAGTTGATGTTTGCAACCTATAAGCAGGTGAAATCTGTGTATGTGACCTGTTTATAAGTTGTATTAGCTTAGTTCTTGTGAACAGTGTGGAGAAGTTAAGCCATGAGGAGAGCGATTTAACCAGCTTTAAAGGACCTAAGATGTGCTTTTTAAGCACAGTGTGGATCAAAGGAGACTCACTAAGACAGGACTTCAGCAGCCTTTTGAGTATGGACAAGTCAGCATAAATAAAGAATGACAAGGCAGCAGCAAGAGCTTCAACTACAGAGAAGTGAAGGCATAAGATACTATGGTGATAGTGAGCAACTTTCCAAAAGCTAGTTAAATCTGCTTATTACAACTGAAATATCGAAGAAAGTCTAGCAGGAAGGAGCTCTTCGCCTTTTGGAACACCAATGAGAGATAGTTGGCCACAGTCACTAGGTCTAGCATTTAGACCTGCAAGGAAGGGCAATAAGCATTAGGTAAGgcttgaatttgaattttttcacTAATTAAAGAGTAATTTTTTGTAAAGCAAGGTAAGAGTAATTTTTTTGATTTGCAGGTTGAATGAGAACCCTACTTGCCTAAATGAGGAATGTCTTTCCTACCATCTTAAATACGAAGGTTTCTGGCTGGGTAAGGTTTGTAGCTTACACTAAAGCCTGATGACACCATTTGTTTCCCTAtaaatttatattacatattttaaaactgttagaTACATTGGCAAAATTGTTCAGCTGAAAAGTTTATCTTGGAACCACATTGAAcacattttaaacagttttaaaattttccctgCAGTAACCGTGAGTGTTCATCTTGAGTCAGATATATACAATTCATTGTTGGTGTCTTTAGGATAAAGTCAATTTTTGACAAGAGAAAGAGTGaccaggttttttttaaagaatttttgtaaTAAGCATGACATGTAACAGAAGCATTACGCTTCAGTACTCattctagagaaaagaaaatcttggaATGAAATTTCAAAATTGTCAGatcatacagagataaaaatggTCTTCGTTCAAGTGGCCTCATACATAAGTAAGTTCTCTCACATACGACTTCAGGGAATTATTTGGACTAATAGGATAaacttttggttcttttttaggtttctttgtgtttaatctGTTAATCAGAGGCAGTGGGGGCCTAATTCCACTAAAGCTCCTTTTTAAGACAACCTTTCCCAAAGAATAGTTAAAATATTACCCAATTACTACACAAATCAGATGCTGGTTGTTCATAAGGGCTATTATTGCTGCCCCAAAAGGGCTTGTTAAAATTTGAGGTTTGATgttaattcactttttaaaaaataacactttgGGGGGGACAGatggttaaaataaaactagTTTCTAAATTATAGTAAGTCAAGTTATTTATATACAGGAGCAGTTAGGTTGCCacagattttattttcagaaaataactgGTTGGGTCTCTTTCTGTATCTATCTAAATCAGGACTGAATTTCTACACACCACCATAGAATGAAGTGTTGAATAAGGTAAATAGCCttttaatgataatttttctTTACAACATGGTTTTTAATGAAGCAAACTTCCTAagataggaaatattttcttttttaaaggcattGTTCTTTTGCAGTCCATCTCCTTTATGAAATAAAGTGATTTTACTTAAATGTAGTTCCACTGTCATTTCTGAAAAATACGATGCTCTTAAGTCATAACACCAGTAAACGAAGGAAGTTATACAAGGGAAAAATGGTCAAGGCAAACCTTAACTCATTTTGTCAAAGCAACTCATAGGTTACAGCTTCCCACACTACATTTCTTCTGAAAAAGCTCATTTTACACTCATGTCCTAAAGAACAAAAACTATCTGGTAACAAAGACCGTTTGTTAAGGAACTGAACAGTTGAAATACACTTGGTTTTAAGAGTTCTAATATGTAAGTCACCATTTGAAACATTTCTAATTAAATGCCAGTATCTCTTGGAATTCCAGTAATTGATGTCACAAAGTAGTGAGTAAGCATGCTAATGTGCAGGGGTAATGTAAGGATTGTTAGCCTATATAAATATTCAAGATTACTTTTAAATCTTAATGTTTTACTCTGATTTATAAGACTTAAGAGGTGGTCTGTAATGGATTCAAATGTTTCATTTGTAGTATAATGAAATGTTTACAGAAAgaactttttcattaaaatatttttagaaatgtgtgtgttgttttgtcACTTCACAGTGTTCATGTGACTTAAATGCTGTATAGGTGGACATTGCATACTTTACCAGTAAGTAAAAAACAGGAAACTTGGCATGAGCCTTCACATTATCAGTTGATTTAAAGGATGTAGATTTTATTCAGTGGAAAACAGATCACATGAGAAGTAGGTGTGGGGAAAAAGCTTATTGCCACTTAAGGATTTAATTCTTAAAGGACAGAATACATGAGATACTTGGGTGATTGGTGAGTCAGTGAactttctttggagaaaaattGTGGGTAAGGACAAATTATGTGAACGGTAATTTGGGAGAATGGTGAAATGAGGGTTCAAAATGTTGGAAGGtactgtgtgtgttttgtttttggaggtACTTGGTTTCTTGAGAAAGGCAATTGAGCATTTTGTGGTGTGAAGGTGGGTCGGggaaaactttaataaaattaagtAGTAGTAAACTATCGTTATGCAGTTTAACCCAAGTGATAATGTGTCAGTTTGACaaattgagg encodes:
- the HNRNPA3 gene encoding heterogeneous nuclear ribonucleoprotein A3 isoform X1; translated protein: MEVKPPPGRPQPDSGRRRRRRGEEGHDPKEPEQLRKLFIGGLSFETTDDSLREHFEKWGTLTDCVVMRDPQTKRSRGFGFVTYSCVEEVDAAMCARPHKVDGRVVEPKRAVSREDSVKPGAHLTVKKIFVGGIKEDTEEYNLRDYFEKYGKIETIEVMEDRQSGKKRGFAFVTFDDHDTVDKIVVQKYHTINGHNCEVKKALSKQEMQSAGSQRGRGGGSGNFMGRGGNFGGGGGNFGRGGNFGGRGGYGGGGGGSRGSYGGGDGGYNGFGGDGGNYGGGPGYSSRGGYGGGGPGYGNQGGGYGGGGGGYDGYNEGGNFGGNYGGGGSYNDFGNYSGQQQSNYGPMKGGSFGGRSSGSPYGGGYGSGGGSGGYGSRRF
- the HNRNPA3 gene encoding heterogeneous nuclear ribonucleoprotein A3 isoform X3, with amino-acid sequence MEVKPPPGRPQPDSGRRRRRRGEEGHDPKEPEQLRKLFIGGLSFETTDDSLREHFEKWGTLTDCVVMRDPQTKRSRGFGFVTYSCVEEVDAAMCARPHKVDGRVVEPKRAVSREDSVKPGAHLTVKKIFVGGIKEDTEEYNLRDYFEKYGKIETIEVMEDRQSGKKRGFAFVTFDDHDTVDKIVVQKYHTINGHNCEVKKALSKQEMQSAGSQRGRGGGSGNFMGRGGNFGGGGGNFGRGGNFGGRGGYGGGGGGSRGSYGGGDGGYNGFGGDGNYGGGGSYNDFGNYSGQQQSNYGPMKGGSFGGRSSGSPYGGGYGSGGGSGGYGSRRF
- the HNRNPA3 gene encoding heterogeneous nuclear ribonucleoprotein A3 isoform X2, translated to MEGHDPKEPEQLRKLFIGGLSFETTDDSLREHFEKWGTLTDCVVMRDPQTKRSRGFGFVTYSCVEEVDAAMCARPHKVDGRVVEPKRAVSREDSVKPGAHLTVKKIFVGGIKEDTEEYNLRDYFEKYGKIETIEVMEDRQSGKKRGFAFVTFDDHDTVDKIVVQKYHTINGHNCEVKKALSKQEMQSAGSQRGRGGGSGNFMGRGGNFGGGGGNFGRGGNFGGRGGYGGGGGGSRGSYGGGDGGYNGFGGDGGNYGGGPGYSSRGGYGGGGPGYGNQGGGYGGGGGGYDGYNEGGNFGGNYGGGGSYNDFGNYSGQQQSNYGPMKGGSFGGRSSGSPYGGGYGSGGGSGGYGSRRF